From the genome of Penicillium oxalicum strain HP7-1 chromosome VII, whole genome shotgun sequence:
TGTTCAAGGATATGCTTGTCTTGTTGCATTCCTccaaaaaaggaacaagTACTCATGGTCACTGAGAGAGATCAGGGATAAGACTCAATCTCAGCAGACCGGTGGGGGTGAAAAAGTGataggaaaagaagacaTGGAAGAAGCGCTCTTGTCAGGGCACAGAACCAGCCCGAACCCGGACAGAAACGTTGTGGCGGAGTGGTGTGCGAAATCGGGACCAATTTCCGACAAGACCAACGCACGGCGTTGATCAATCTAAGGGAACAGCGATGgacccttctctttttgaagCTGATGATCGAAACAGGCTGGTGGCCAGCCGATCCAGAGATTCGGAGACCTAGAGCGTCACACTTTCCAAGTCCCGCATGACGATGGACAATTGCGCCCGCTTGGCCGCCTCGGCAACCAGGCTGAAATCCTGTAAAAAGGGCGCCGTCGCGGTTGGACCCCCGGACCCGCTGACTTGGTGAGGATAATGCCCGGCAGCAGGCTGGTGGGTAGATGAAGGAGCCTCGGCTTCCAGCCGAGGGTCTAGCTCTACCGGTTGTGACATTGCAGGCAGACCGGGAGCGCCCGCGAGATTGGAGAAATTTTGAGTAAGAGGCTGGGTTTGGGCCATGGCGGGCTGTGCGAGATATGCCGAGGCGGGGGGTTGTTGCAGGGAGGTTGCACCGGCAGGGACAGCCAAATCCGCGGGGAGATGGGAGGAATGATaaggtggtggaggttgCTGTGTGACCGCGCCGAAGGTGTTGGAAGAGCTAAGACCACCCGAGTTGGAGGCGGACGGGAAGGTCGAGGAAGCCGAAGAGGATTGCGACGAAGGTTGGAAAGAATTCAAGGTGGTATTCATCCTGTCGACTAAGGGTGGGAGGTCACAATCTTTAAAGCGGGGGGAAGAGTAAGGACTCTAAGCTCTCCGGGTCATGCAATCGATCGACCAAAGTGGGTCAGGCGAGAAACCTCCTCCCCCAGGTTGAAGAGAGCCGCGACAGAGAGCaagagaacgagagagagagagtccaGTTGGAGCGATGAAGACCAGCGGATAATAATGACGGTAATGGCGTTGGCAGGATAAGCCGTTGGCCTCGCCAAGCAACTGAGATGAAGTCTGAAACTCTAGATCGCTTGAGAACCgaaagaagacgaggaaatAGAAAAGGTCTAGAAGGTCCCCGAAAACTTTGAGTGGATAGTGAATTGAGCACTGACGCAGGCCGgaggtaaaaaaaaaaaaaaaaaaaaaaagtcccgTGCAAGGTAAGGTAGGATAGCAGAGAATCGTAGgtgagaggggagagaggcagaACAGCAGAAAGGCAGAGAGCGTCAGAGGGATTCAGTGtgaagggggaagaaaaagaaagcaagtTGAGATGTTGCGAAAACGGGAGGGGATCCGAAAGAGTGTCCGTGACCTCGTTCGCTATCTGGCGTGATGGAGATTGACGATTACGCCCCGTTTTCTGCTGGTGTCGATGATTCGTACGGAAAGAAAACGCAGAAACCATCGGGGGAAGAGACCTCGCCCCAGAAAAGGACGAAAATGGAGTCCAACAAGTGGTCGATCCCGACAATTACCCGTCGATGGTATTACGGCCGTATCTCCGCGCTCTCCCCCCACACTTTGCTCTTTACGAAGCAGAAGGACAGAGATCGCCCCATGCAAGGAGAGTGGCGAAACTCGTGTGCAGGGGATCCAGTCGGTATCATTACAGTATACTCAGATATTCATACTGTCTGGGAATGCCTCGGTGAGTATGTATCACATGATTCGCACATGGACGGCCCTCATGTCTGGAAAGGCGACCAGTCCAATTGTCGACGATCCAAGCACCTTTACTGCGTCCAGCAGTGAACAAAGGACCTGCAGCGTGCAGTCTCGAGAGTGTGGGCGAGTCCTGATAGGGTCTCTCCAGTAACCGGACACCAGCCACCGGCGGTCCATGTCATCCAGCATGAGGCGCATAAACTTGGGTTGGtcgagggaggggaagaaaacaagTCGCTGTCGAGCAATGCACATGTTGGATAGGTCAAGGTGATCGACATGTTGACCTGGAGAAAACGGGACCGCGGCTGGCAACAGCCTTGTCGTCAGTCAGGGGGCAGGGATGACCCCAGATCGGAAACAGGAATTTGCTGGACTGGATGGGGAGAGCCAATGAGGGCTGGCCTCGCAAGGATAAGGACGTGCAAGTTGGCCCGAGttcccttcatctccaggCGAGATGGAATATCTCAAAGAGGATCTTGCACGTACTCGGTGAGGTGTCCACCAATATCAATACCACAGGAGTTCCTCCTTGACAATTCGATTCTCTTCCCTAGCAGCCCTAACCGAGTCAGAAACCACAATCAGTCCCCCCTGCACACAGACGGTGTTGAAAAACACAAAGGAAGACACTCTCGAATTGAGGCTACACTATCCAACTCTTTTGAGATTAACCCGCTCGTTTGAGCTTCTCCGGACGTCACTCCTCTCGCTCAATGTCCCCGCCAAACAGACTCCCTTATCGATAAGCGATTAGGAGAACACTGATCGATCGATAAGCCGATAAGCCGATAAGCCGATAGGTCGATAATTTTCCGTCGCTCTCGCCAAAATGGACTTGCGACGGAGCAACTCACATCACGCGACGGAATAAACCATGGAAGACGATCTAGAGATGGGAGACCTCTTCAAGGACCCAGAAGGGTTCtatgaggaggagaagccACCCACTTTTGCAGAGCACCAGATGCTTTGCGGCAAGACGGTGCGCGTGCGTCTGGTGGGCAGCCACCCACTTTACGTATGAACCCCGCGCTGCAGGCGACCAAACCCGCTCAAGTGGCTCCAACGCCGCTGAGACGATCGACGAGCCAAATTCTGACAACGTACaccattctctttctcttacAGGGTAACTTGCTTTGGAATGCCGGTCGAACAAGCTCGCACTACCTCGAGGAACACACAGATGACCTCATCCGCGACAAGGATGTACTCGAGATCGGGGCCGCCGCGGGGGTGCCTAGTATCGTGAGCGCCATTCAGGGCGCCCGCACTGTGGTCATGACCGACTACTACGATCCCGACCTGGTATCAAACATGCAGTACAATGCCGACCTAGCCTTGGACATGATTCCCAAACGGGCAGACTCCCAAAAACGACTGCGGGTGGAAGGATACAAATGGGGGAACCCGGTCGAGCCCTTGTTTGCACACCTGCCTGTTTCGCCCCCAGGGGAACCGGCCGGGTTTGACGTCCTGATCATGGCAGATGTGATCTACAACTACCCCGAGCACGCAAACTTGGTCAAGACCATGCAGCTTACGTTGAAAAAAACGCCCGAAGCGGTGGCATTGGTGATCTTTACACCGTACGAGCCATGGTTGCTGCCTCAAACCGAAAAGTTCTTTCCGCGGGCGGAAGAAGGTGGATTCGCCGTGACCAAGATTTtccagaagatgatggacCATGTGCTGTTTGAGAATGACCCCGGTGTAAGTGATCCTCCATGGTGGTTAACCTCGATCGCGGCTGAATCGGGAGCTTACGCGGACCACAGGATGAGATTCTTCGCAAGACGGTCTTTGGATATGAGCTTCGATGGAAGCCAGAACATTTGGACAGTCGTTCATCCTAGACCCTGTGAGTATATAATCAATCCGTTTGGATTGTATGAGTCAAACCTGCACCGAGGCAGTAGATACGAGATCATATATCTCAACTTGGGTGAAAGAGGTCTGCATAGATTATCTGTACCTTTGACCTTGCATACTGTACAAGAGCCCTCATCATCTTGTAACCTCCCGTACTGCATGAAAGCATACCTGAGGGCGAGTCTCAGCAATTATTTGACCCCGCGACTCAAGACATAAGACTTGATCTGGATCCGTCAACACTCGCCTACCACTCCCTGCCCATACTTGCGAGGCCGCTGACTGGACGGCCCCCACCACGGCGAGGCGGGCCTGCGGAGTCACATGTCCTGCGGGCCGCAACCCCGCGAaacgcaaaaaaaaaaagatccaaaagaaaagagagtgtAGACTAAGACTCTCCAACACTCATACGTAATTTCATTATGCCGGTACGTGTCCCTTATACTCAAGCTCTCATTCATCGTGCACGCTCTCATCTCCTTAGCTCGTCATTCTTACCGGATACCCCTGCTCCGGCCTGACGTACCGAGCAAACCAACTCGCCTCGCTGATCGAAAAGGCGCAAGATGAGCTCTTCGCGTCCACCCAGTCGGGGACTGCCCCTCCACTCAAATCACGGTACAAAGTCCACGTCGTGGCTTCGCATGACAAGTCACATCCGAGAACGGTGTACGATCATGCACGTACCGAAAAGGAGGCTCGTGGCGTGGCCTATGCGCGAGCGAAGCGTGTGCTCGCGCGCGACAGCATCGTCATTTTGGATGGAATGAATTATATCAAGGGCTGGCGGTATCAGCTATGGTGTGAGGCAAAAGCTTCAAACACGACATGCTGCGTGGTGAGTTTCCGAATCTCCTCGGACTGGAAATTGGAACATGTGAACTCAAAAGGCCGTTGTCATGCAACAGGTCCATGTCGGAACGCCGATTGACCAGTGCGTCGCCAACAACGATGCTCGGTTGCGCCGCCAAGAGGAAAAACAGTCTTCAGCGACGACTGAACCCAACGCCGACCCGAATGATCCTGTCGACGAAGAAGAACCGTACCCACCCGAGCTCCTCAACAACCTCATCTTCCGCTACGAAGAACCCAGCACCCACAGTCGCTGGGACAAACCCCTCTTCACAGTCCCCTGGCCTGATTTAGAACCCCCTGTCgccgagatcttccaagCCCTCTCCGGCGTTGCCCTCCACCCTTCCACTGACGCCAGCCCCGAAACCCCCATCCCTTCACTCACCGAATCCCTCGCATCCTCAACAATATCCGACGccgccagcaccaccaccaccggccGAGCCTTCAACCGCGGTCCACAATCCCTCCGACCCAAAATCGTCCCTCACCAAGCCACCGTCCAAGCCGTCGCGACGGACTCGGGCGCTCTCTACGCAATGGAAAAACGCACCACAGCGGTCGTCAATGCCATTCGCGCCTTTACACAGGCCCACCCCTCGGCGGAAACGGCCCTGGCACAAAGTACACATCAAAAGGGCATTGCGATCCCAGTCCCCGACGCTTCGATCCCCGTCGTAATCCCTGCTCATGTTGCAACGACGGGGACGACGGATGAATTGGCCGGCGCGGGCGGGATTCTGGCGTTGCCAAAATTGCAGCGCATGCGGCGGCAGTGGATCAGTTTGAATCGCAAGTATAttggtcatggtcatgggGCCGGACAGGGGTCCTTGGCCCCGGAGAAGGTTGCGGATGCTTTTGTGCGGTTTTTGAATCATGAGTTTGGTGGGTTGGAGAGTAATGATGTCTGAGACGATACAGACAGGTTCCGATTGATAAAGAGATGGGGGTATGGGTGAAAAATGAGTGGTGCGCCGCCTTCTCCTTTGATTTCCCCTTCTACCTTGTACGTGTTGAGCGCAACTTAGAGGCCTTGCTTGCATTCTCCAGTGCCTTCTTACAAACTGGGCTAGGTCAAGTTGATTATACAGAGTAGTGAATACCAAGACTCGGAGAAATGATGCGGGCTTAATTGGAGATCCTAGTGGAAAAAGactattttttttaatatCAATCAGAGTGAAAAATCAATGAACATGATTGCGCTAGAAGCCAAGGCAGGATAATTCAAAGGCAACAAACAACGGGATATCTATAGCTTGGcagggaagggaaaaaaaagacaaaattaACATCAACGCGAAAAGAAACCATCAAAGGGTTTAAACAATCTTGCAATAAACGCGAGACTGCCGTATATACCGCTTATCCAGAAAATATCACGGGTGACTTGACCGACTTCCTTAGAAGGGCCATTCGTGGAAGCGTACTGTTCTCGTGCACCGAGTCGATCACCCGCTTTTTCGATCACTCAAAACCATATGGTCCCGGTTATGAAGCGTGTTCATGGGGTATGGCCTAGAAGTGAGATCTCGGCCATTGTTGGATGCCGTGAACACGCGCAGAGGAAGCACATGACAAATGTTTTTGCAAGCTCTTGCGcgcttctcatccttgaaaCCAAGTCTGCTCAGAGACGTCTTGGTATCTATGGGGGTCCAAAAGCAACCAAGGAAAGTTTATCACAAAGATCAGGGCGAAGGAGCCCCTTTCCGGTCGCAACATGGCCCAGTCCGCAGGAGGAATAGCAATGAATGCCACCCGATCGGTATGAATTCCTTGAATGGAACTCATCCTGGGGGCATtggaggggaagatgaaaagaggatgaaaagagaaTCCAAAGAGAGTCTCTTCACGCAGGCATACCGTTGGAGATTCGAGAAACGGCGTGTCCAGCCTCCAAATGGCGATATTGCAGACCAAGGGTGTACAGTTCCTGCAGGCTAGCGTTGACCTTTTCATGCAAGGAGATGTCCTGAGGCGTGATCTTGTTCAGCTCTTCTAGAAGACGAGTACGGCATTTGTAGTAGTTGCGCTCGGCGTTTTGGAGACGCTGAGTGTTTTGGACAGAAGCCTGGGAGACTTTGGCCGAGCTGGACTGGGAGTGAACGGAGCGGGTGCGCTTCATAGTGGGAGCCGGAGTGGCATCCGTGACACCTCGGCGCTTACGGCTGGTGGAGGATgaatccttcttcttggccggGGCGGTGGATACGATAGCCTCGGGAGAGCTGGGTTGGGAACCGGCCTGAGAGGTGGGCTGCGAGGTGGGTCGCTCACACGAGACATAATCGTGGACGCGCTTCATGTGATCATGCAGGTTCCATCGACGAGGGAATCCAAATCCAGGCACGGAGCGCTCACAACCCTCGAACAGACACAGGTGGGGGCATTCTCCGTGGCCGTGCATCCCATGAGCCTCACGCTCGTGGCGGAAGAGACAAGCATTGGAAGAGAATCGCAGCATGTTGTCCACGCAAGAGGCATGTTTACAACGGTAAGGCTTCAAGTGGGAGTCCAGGTATTTGCTATTCGATGGGTTAGCGAGTTGAAGGATGAAGAAGTAAACCATTCTCTTAAGGCTCAAGACTCACTGGTAGGCACATTTCTGGGTGGTCGGGGGGTGAGAGCAGGGCTTCTCGCCAGCGGCGAACGGGCAGTGATATTTTCCGTCATTCTGAGGAGCCAGGTGGTAGTAGTGGTGGTCTCGTGGGTTCCGGGCCTCAGCACTGTCCTTGGACTTGGGGCGAACAGAGTCTCTCACGGGTAAACCGGGGAAGAATTCCTGCTCAGGCTTGACCTGTGATTGGGCAGCGGGCAATGTTCCTCGACGAGAGGGCTTGGATGGCCGAATGGTCCTGTACCGAAAACGAGTCACTTGTTAGATCGGACGAAATTGGCATCAAGAGTCGAGAAGAGCCCAGAAGACAGGGACCTACCGGTTGGGATCCTTCTCATTGAGAGGAGCGGAAATGGGGAATAAAGGTTCCACGGGATTAATGGAGTGGCCCATGGGAGAGGTCGTGAAGTCTCCAAGGAAAGAATCATCAGGTGCAAAGAAAGATGTGAATCCCGAGTGTGAGCATGCAGACGTGATGGGAATGTCATTACTGGCCTCCGTCAAAGGTGGAGAGACCGGCATGGTCTGGTAGAGATTGGCTGAAAGCTGATCCAGAGTAGTTCCGGGGTATTGACTATCGGCCATCATGGCATTCCATGATTCATGACCGGCGATGAAGTGACCATCGTCAGTGTGAGCGCTGAGCGCGACAGACTGAGCATCATCTGGAGTACTCGATTGCACGGAAACATCATTATCCATGGAAGAAAGGTCCACAAACGAGTAAAAGTCTCGTGGCATGTCCTGGTCATGTAGCTCTGAGACTGCTGGGAAGTCCACTCCTGTGTACATCACCTCACTTGGCCCGACAGTGG
Proteins encoded in this window:
- a CDS encoding Protein N-terminal and lysine N-methyltransferase efm7, encoding MEDDLEMGDLFKDPEGFYEEEKPPTFAEHQMLCGKTVRATKPAQVAPTPLRRSTSQILTTYTILFLLQGNLLWNAGRTSSHYLEEHTDDLIRDKDVLEIGAAAGVPSIVSAIQGARTVVMTDYYDPDLVSNMQYNADLALDMIPKRADSQKRLRVEGYKWGNPVEPLFAHLPVSPPGEPAGFDVLIMADVIYNYPEHANLVKTMQLTLKKTPEAVALVIFTPYEPWLLPQTEKFFPRAEEGGFAVTKIFQKMMDHVLFENDPGDEILRKTVFGYELRWKPEHLDSRSS